Proteins encoded within one genomic window of Halorussus salilacus:
- a CDS encoding BtpA/SgcQ family protein → MNLDAIDAEKPVVGMVHLPPLPGAPKYDGDFDAVHESALRDARRLEAGGVDALLVENFGDAPFYPDDVPKHVVASMTRVATEIRDAVSLPLGINVLRNDAAAALSVAAAVGAAFVRVNVHVGARVTDQGIVEGEAHETMRLRDRLDSDAAVLADLDVKHSAPLAERPVDAEAVAEPVQRGLAEGVLVSGAGTGHEVAGDHLEAVARARDEAGLDAPVLVGSGTTRENVADLLATADGVVVGTALKEGGETTNPVDEARVAELVAAADDAR, encoded by the coding sequence ATGAACCTCGACGCCATCGACGCCGAGAAACCGGTCGTCGGCATGGTCCACCTCCCGCCTCTCCCGGGCGCGCCGAAGTACGACGGCGACTTCGACGCGGTCCACGAGTCGGCCCTGCGGGACGCCCGCCGCCTCGAAGCCGGGGGCGTCGACGCCCTGCTGGTCGAGAACTTCGGCGACGCGCCCTTCTACCCCGACGACGTGCCCAAGCATGTGGTCGCGTCGATGACCCGCGTCGCGACCGAGATTCGCGACGCCGTCTCGCTCCCGCTGGGAATCAACGTCCTCCGCAACGACGCCGCGGCCGCGCTCTCGGTCGCGGCCGCGGTCGGCGCGGCGTTCGTCCGGGTGAACGTCCACGTCGGCGCGCGCGTGACGGACCAGGGAATCGTCGAGGGGGAGGCCCACGAGACGATGCGCCTGCGCGACCGCCTCGACTCGGACGCCGCCGTCCTCGCCGACCTCGACGTGAAACACTCCGCGCCGCTCGCCGAGCGACCCGTCGACGCCGAGGCCGTGGCCGAACCGGTCCAGCGCGGCCTCGCCGAGGGCGTACTCGTCAGCGGCGCGGGCACGGGCCACGAGGTCGCTGGCGACCACCTCGAAGCGGTCGCCAGAGCGCGCGACGAGGCCGGACTCGACGCGCCGGTCCTCGTCGGGAGCGGCACCACCCGCGAGAACGTCGCCGACCTGCTCGCCACCGCCGACGGCGTCGTCGTCGGGACCGCCCTGAAGGAGGGGGGCGAGACCACGAACCCCGTCGACGAGGCGCGGGTCGCGGAACTGGTCGCGGCCGCCGACGACGCGCGCTGA